A genome region from Triticum aestivum cultivar Chinese Spring chromosome 2B, IWGSC CS RefSeq v2.1, whole genome shotgun sequence includes the following:
- the LOC123046026 gene encoding (+)-neomenthol dehydrogenase, with protein sequence MEGATPTPAPSNTRIAVVTGGSKGIGLEACKQLAGGGAITVVLTARDEARGTAAVEQIKRLGHADVIFHQLDITDASSIARLADFIKTRFAKLDILVNNAATDGIEHVIDPVYGLTPGDETFNGMDAGQRIDWMWTSCRQTYETAKQGLQTNYYGTKRVTEALLPLLRSSSDGRIVNVSSNFGLLSFFRNEELKQELNDVDNLTEEGLDELLAMFLKDFESGGAEARGWPAEFSAYKVAKAAMNAYSRILAKRHPELRVNCAHPGYVKTDITRNSGILTPEEGARNITSVALLPEGGPTGKYFSEGEEASFV encoded by the exons ATGGAAGGGGCCACTCCCACTCCCGCTCCCTCAAACACAAG GATTGCTGTGGTCACCGGCGGGAGCAAAGGGATCGGGCTGGAGGCGTGCAAGCAGCTGGCAGGCGGCGGCGCCATCACCGTTGTTCTGACGGCCAGGGATGAGGCGAGGGGGACGGCGGCGGTCGAGCAGATCAAACGGCTGGGCCACGCAGATGTCATCTTTCATCAGCTAGACATCACGGATGCTTCCAGCATCGCTCGACTCGCAGATTTCATCAAGACCCGTTTCGCGAAGCTTGACATCCTG GTGAATAACGCCGCAACTGATGGGATTGAGCATGTCATTGATCCAGTTTATGGCTTAACGCCCGGTGATGAAACG TTCAATGGCATGGATGCGGGCCAGAGGATCGATTGGATGTGGACCAGCTGCCGGCAGACGTACGAGACTGCGAAACAGGGCCTGCAGACAAACTACTACGGCACAAAGCGGGTGACGGAGGCTCTCCTGCCCCTGCTCCGATCCTCATCCGACGGAAGGATCGTCAACGTCTCCTCCAACTTCGGATTGCTAAGC TTTTTCAGGAACGAGGAGCTGAAGCAGGAGCTGAACGACGTCGACAACCTGACCGAGGAGGGGCTGGACGAGCTGCTGGCCATGTTCCTGAAGGACTTCGAGAGCGGCGGGGCGGAGGCGCGCGGGTGGCCGGCGGAGTTCTCGGCGTACAAGGTGGCCAAGGCCGCCATGAACGCCTACTCGAGGATCCTGGCCAAGAGGCACCCGGAGCTGCGCGTCAACTGCGCGCACCCCGGCTACGTGAAGACGGACATCACCAGGAACTCCGGGATCCTGACGCCAGAGGAGGGCGCGCGCAACATCACGAGCGTTGCGCTGCTGCCGGAAGGCGGGCCCACCGGCAAGTACTTCTCCGAAGGCGAGGAGGCATCCTTCGTGTGA